One Bacillus amyloliquefaciens DSM 7 = ATCC 23350 DNA window includes the following coding sequences:
- a CDS encoding TIGR00730 family Rossman fold protein: MKTICVFAGSNPGVNEEYKRKAAELGEYMAEQGIGLVYGGSRVGLMGTVADALMAGGGKAVGVMPSGLFSGEIVHQNLTELIEVSGMHERKAKMSELADGYIAMPGGFGTYEELFEVLCWTQIGIHQKPIGLYNVNGYFEPLINMVKYSIKEGFSNESHLQLIHTSSRPDELIEQMNQYTYPILDKKWREV; this comes from the coding sequence ATGAAAACCATTTGTGTATTTGCGGGGTCAAACCCGGGGGTAAATGAAGAGTACAAACGCAAAGCGGCCGAACTCGGTGAATATATGGCGGAGCAGGGAATCGGCCTTGTTTACGGCGGTTCACGGGTCGGTCTTATGGGAACCGTTGCCGATGCGTTAATGGCAGGCGGCGGAAAAGCTGTCGGTGTCATGCCGAGCGGACTGTTCAGCGGAGAGATTGTTCATCAGAATCTGACGGAGCTGATTGAAGTCAGCGGCATGCATGAGCGGAAAGCGAAAATGAGTGAGCTGGCTGACGGCTATATTGCCATGCCCGGCGGATTCGGAACATATGAAGAATTGTTTGAAGTGCTGTGCTGGACCCAGATCGGCATTCATCAAAAACCGATCGGACTTTATAATGTAAACGGCTATTTTGAACCGCTGATCAATATGGTCAAATACAGTATAAAAGAAGGCTTTTCCAATGAGTCTCATCTTCAATTGATTCATACATCATCACGTCCGGATGAGCTGATTGAACAGATGAATCAGTACACATACCCGATTTTAGATAAGAAATGGCGGGAAGTGTAA
- a CDS encoding MazG nucleotide pyrophosphohydrolase domain-containing protein codes for MQMAETEQWMKDFYEKRGWTEYGPFIRIGFLMEEAGELARAVRAYEIGRDRPDEKDATQAERRQELIEEMGDVLGNLAILADKYGITLEEAMKAHQEKLIKRFETK; via the coding sequence ATGCAGATGGCTGAAACGGAACAATGGATGAAAGACTTTTACGAAAAAAGAGGATGGACGGAATACGGGCCATTTATCAGAATCGGCTTTTTAATGGAAGAAGCGGGTGAGCTCGCCCGGGCGGTAAGAGCATATGAAATCGGGAGAGACCGGCCGGATGAAAAGGACGCGACACAGGCTGAACGCAGGCAGGAGCTGATTGAAGAAATGGGTGATGTCCTCGGAAACCTCGCCATCCTCGCCGATAAGTACGGGATCACCTTAGAAGAGGCGATGAAAGCCCATCAGGAAAAACTGATCAAACGCTTTGAAACCAAATAA
- a CDS encoding SulP family inorganic anion transporter: MQFSGRYQGYNLQKFQKDLIAGIVVGIVAIPLGMAFAIASGVGPEYGLYTVIVAGILISLLGGSKYQIGGPTGAFVPILFAIVMQYGFENLLVAGFMAGVMLVLFGVFKLGKIMKFVPKPVIVGFTAGIAVLIFSEQIAHFLGLRNVQKHESFILNIAEIGKKLETFNLYSIFIAGIALAILLLSARLMPKIPGALVALLVSTAAAVVFFPDRMATIGSAYGEIPRSLPALQLPDFSIDNMIMMFPSALIIALLGGLESILSAMVADNMKGSRHDSNRELVGQGIANMAAPLFGGIPATGAIARTATNIKNGAVSPISGIVHGVTVLLVLLVFAPLAVHVPLASMAPVLMVVAWNMSERREVANMMRLKNTDSFVLAVTFLLTVLFDLIIGVSAGLVLAFVFFIRKMSESTSIKTPHAAVKSVKNDSSVSTYSIEGPLFFGSIDSLESSLLERLQEKPKTLILLMNNVHYMDTSAEAVLGNVMNRIKRHNGRLMIVGLQSQPRELIRKTGLFHKIGKQHFFEHQDEITG; the protein is encoded by the coding sequence ATGCAATTTTCCGGCAGATATCAGGGATACAATTTGCAGAAATTTCAGAAAGACTTGATCGCGGGAATTGTGGTTGGGATTGTAGCAATTCCTCTGGGAATGGCTTTTGCCATCGCCTCGGGGGTCGGTCCGGAATACGGGCTTTATACCGTTATTGTGGCCGGAATTCTGATTTCACTGTTGGGCGGCTCTAAGTATCAGATCGGGGGGCCCACGGGGGCGTTTGTTCCCATTTTATTTGCCATTGTGATGCAGTATGGTTTTGAGAATTTACTTGTAGCCGGTTTTATGGCAGGCGTGATGCTCGTCCTGTTCGGCGTATTTAAACTCGGGAAGATTATGAAATTCGTGCCGAAGCCGGTGATCGTCGGATTTACGGCCGGAATCGCGGTGCTGATCTTCTCGGAGCAGATTGCCCATTTTCTCGGTCTGCGCAATGTTCAAAAGCATGAAAGCTTTATCCTCAACATTGCGGAGATCGGCAAGAAGCTCGAAACCTTTAATTTGTACAGCATTTTCATCGCCGGTATCGCTTTGGCCATTTTGCTGTTATCAGCAAGGCTGATGCCGAAGATTCCCGGCGCGCTTGTGGCGCTGCTTGTATCTACAGCCGCGGCGGTTGTGTTTTTTCCTGACAGGATGGCGACAATCGGTTCTGCTTACGGAGAAATTCCGAGGTCGCTCCCGGCTTTGCAGCTTCCGGATTTCTCCATTGATAACATGATTATGATGTTTCCGTCGGCTCTGATCATTGCGCTTCTCGGCGGACTTGAGTCCATCTTATCAGCGATGGTCGCGGATAATATGAAAGGATCACGGCATGACAGCAATAGGGAGCTTGTCGGGCAGGGCATCGCCAATATGGCCGCGCCGCTTTTCGGCGGCATACCGGCAACGGGAGCGATTGCGCGGACCGCCACAAATATTAAAAACGGCGCAGTTTCTCCGATTTCCGGTATTGTCCACGGAGTCACCGTCCTTCTCGTCCTGCTCGTCTTCGCACCGCTTGCCGTTCATGTACCGCTGGCAAGCATGGCGCCGGTGTTGATGGTTGTGGCTTGGAACATGAGCGAGCGGAGGGAAGTCGCCAATATGATGCGGCTGAAAAACACTGATTCATTCGTGCTGGCGGTTACCTTTTTGCTGACGGTTCTGTTTGATTTAATCATCGGCGTTTCCGCCGGTCTCGTGCTCGCTTTTGTTTTCTTTATCAGGAAAATGAGCGAATCGACAAGCATCAAAACACCGCATGCCGCCGTCAAATCGGTGAAAAATGATTCATCCGTCAGCACATATTCCATTGAAGGGCCGCTGTTTTTCGGTTCCATTGATTCATTGGAATCGTCATTGCTGGAGAGGCTTCAGGAAAAGCCGAAGACGCTTATTCTGCTGATGAATAATGTGCATTACATGGATACCTCCGCAGAAGCGGTGCTGGGGAATGTGATGAATCGGATCAAACGCCATAACGGCAGATTGATGATCGTCGGATTGCAATCACAGCCGAGGGAGCTGATCCGTAAAACGGGGCTGTTCCATAAAATCGGAAAACAGCACTTCTTTGAACATCAGGACGAGATAACGGGATAA
- a CDS encoding beta-class carbonic anhydrase, with the protein MRKMVSLSSILEHNQQFVQERKYEPYQTTKFPKKKLVIVSCMDTRLTELLPQAKGLRNGDAKIIKNAGAIVSHPFGSVMRSILVAVYELEAEEVCIVGHRECGMSGLNAASILNKAKDRGVEEKCLSLLEHAGVDLETWLTGFHSVEESVAHSVNMVRHHPLLPEEVPVHGLVIDPGTGTLDVVVDGYETVKGGCS; encoded by the coding sequence ATTAGAAAAATGGTTTCTTTATCAAGCATTTTGGAGCACAACCAGCAGTTTGTCCAAGAAAGGAAATATGAGCCTTACCAAACGACAAAATTCCCGAAAAAAAAGCTTGTCATCGTATCCTGTATGGATACAAGGCTGACGGAGCTTCTGCCGCAGGCGAAGGGACTCAGAAACGGTGATGCCAAAATCATAAAAAACGCGGGGGCCATTGTTTCTCACCCATTTGGAAGTGTCATGCGGAGTATTTTGGTTGCCGTTTATGAACTGGAAGCTGAGGAAGTCTGTATCGTAGGGCACCGCGAGTGCGGAATGTCGGGGTTAAATGCGGCTTCCATATTAAATAAAGCAAAAGATCGCGGCGTGGAGGAGAAATGTCTCAGCCTTCTTGAGCATGCGGGAGTCGACTTGGAAACATGGCTGACCGGTTTTCACAGCGTTGAAGAAAGCGTGGCACACAGCGTGAATATGGTCAGGCATCATCCGCTCTTGCCTGAAGAGGTGCCTGTGCACGGGCTTGTGATCGATCCGGGGACGGGGACGCTGGATGTTGTCGTTGACGGTTATGAAACGGTCAAAGGGGGATGCAGCTGA
- a CDS encoding 2-hydroxyacid dehydrogenase: protein MIGEHCRYDIWKEDTISKEELYEKMKDAEGLLTSGTAIDSDLLDHAPKLKVVSNNSVGYDNFNIEEMKKRGVVGTHTPYTLDDTVADLAFSLILSSARRVAELDRFVRAGKWGTVEEESLFGMDVHHQTLGIIGMGRIGEQAAKRAKFGFDMDVLYYNRSRKPDAEKELGVTYADLDTLLKTSDFVLLITPLTDETYHMMGEREFRLMKDTAFFVNISRGKTVDEKALIRALQEGWIKGAGLDVFEKEPVSEDNPLLQLENVTLLPHIGSATAKIRLNMFTQAAQNMIDAVYGRTPKNLTKEFQ from the coding sequence ATGATAGGCGAACATTGCCGCTATGACATCTGGAAAGAAGATACCATTTCAAAAGAAGAACTGTACGAAAAAATGAAGGATGCTGAAGGCCTGCTGACATCCGGAACGGCGATTGACAGTGATTTACTCGATCACGCGCCGAAGCTGAAGGTCGTCAGCAATAATTCAGTCGGCTACGATAATTTTAATATAGAAGAAATGAAAAAACGCGGGGTCGTCGGCACGCATACGCCATACACCTTGGACGACACTGTTGCTGATCTGGCTTTTTCATTAATCCTGTCTTCCGCCAGACGGGTTGCCGAATTGGATCGATTCGTCCGCGCCGGCAAATGGGGAACTGTTGAGGAAGAATCCCTTTTCGGTATGGATGTCCACCATCAGACGTTAGGAATTATCGGCATGGGCAGAATCGGTGAACAAGCCGCCAAACGGGCAAAATTCGGCTTTGATATGGACGTGTTATACTATAACCGCAGCAGAAAACCGGATGCTGAGAAAGAGCTTGGCGTTACATATGCCGACTTAGACACACTGCTGAAAACGTCAGACTTTGTGCTGTTAATTACGCCGCTTACTGACGAAACGTATCATATGATGGGAGAACGGGAATTCAGACTGATGAAAGATACGGCATTTTTCGTCAATATTTCCCGGGGAAAGACGGTTGATGAGAAAGCGCTCATCCGCGCATTGCAGGAGGGCTGGATAAAAGGCGCCGGTTTAGATGTGTTTGAAAAAGAGCCGGTCTCAGAAGACAATCCGCTTTTACAGCTGGAAAACGTCACATTGCTTCCGCATATCGGGTCAGCAACGGCTAAAATCCGCTTGAATATGTTCACACAAGCCGCTCAAAACATGATTGACGCCGTATACGGAAGAACGCCGAAAAACCTTACTAAGGAATTTCAATAA
- a CDS encoding ribonuclease — protein MLFSTAAKTETSSHKAHTEAQVINTFDGVADYLQTYHKLPDNYITKSEAQALGWVASKGNLADVAPGKSIGGDIFSNREGKLPGKSGRTWREADINYTSGFRNSDRILYSSDWLIYKTTDHYQTFTKIR, from the coding sequence ATGCTGTTTTCAACAGCTGCCAAAACGGAAACATCTTCTCACAAGGCACACACAGAAGCACAGGTTATCAACACGTTTGACGGGGTTGCGGATTATCTTCAGACATATCATAAGCTACCTGATAATTACATTACAAAATCAGAAGCACAAGCCCTCGGCTGGGTGGCATCAAAAGGGAACCTTGCAGACGTCGCTCCGGGGAAAAGCATCGGCGGAGACATCTTCTCAAACAGGGAAGGCAAACTCCCGGGCAAAAGCGGACGAACATGGCGTGAAGCGGATATTAACTATACATCAGGCTTCAGAAATTCAGACCGGATTCTTTACTCAAGCGACTGGCTGATTTACAAAACAACGGACCATTATCAGACCTTTACAAAAATCAGATAA
- a CDS encoding arylamine N-acetyltransferase family protein: protein MNEFLKDCYQTIGWEKESLDFSTLPEFLKALAYRFPFENRAVLSKKEYDVTKEGLWRHMVKEPHGGLCYDLNGLLYFILKDAGFDVKLIRGTVWNNGWELPGTHAAVLLSAEGNEYIADTGFGLNLAMQPVPLSGAEAVSAAGAFRVRKEQTEFGTHVLEMNKGDGWQTGYAFSLEEIGEKDLKAMKQTIFEHERSPFNKRLLASKRTPEGHMVLSERNVTIQKHDGPAEKSEIDRSEFEEKFITHFM from the coding sequence ATGAATGAGTTCCTGAAAGATTGTTATCAAACGATAGGATGGGAAAAGGAGTCACTCGATTTCAGCACCCTGCCCGAATTTTTAAAAGCGCTCGCGTATCGGTTTCCGTTTGAAAATCGCGCGGTTTTGTCCAAAAAAGAATATGACGTCACGAAAGAAGGACTGTGGCGGCATATGGTGAAAGAGCCTCATGGCGGACTTTGTTATGACTTGAACGGACTGCTTTATTTCATACTGAAGGACGCCGGATTTGACGTCAAATTGATCCGCGGAACGGTTTGGAACAACGGATGGGAGCTGCCCGGCACACATGCGGCCGTGCTTCTTTCCGCCGAAGGAAATGAATATATCGCTGATACAGGCTTCGGCCTCAATCTCGCTATGCAGCCCGTTCCGCTGTCCGGCGCCGAGGCGGTATCTGCCGCCGGAGCGTTTCGTGTGAGAAAAGAACAAACGGAATTCGGGACACACGTGCTTGAAATGAACAAAGGGGACGGCTGGCAGACAGGTTACGCATTTTCACTTGAAGAAATCGGTGAAAAGGACCTCAAGGCCATGAAACAAACGATCTTTGAACATGAGCGGTCTCCATTCAATAAACGCCTGCTTGCTTCTAAGCGGACGCCGGAGGGGCACATGGTTCTGTCTGAACGCAATGTAACGATTCAAAAACACGATGGCCCGGCGGAAAAAAGTGAAATTGACCGATCAGAGTTTGAAGAAAAATTTATTACACACTTTATGTAA
- a CDS encoding HPr family phosphocarrier protein, translating to MVQEKVEVRLKTGLQARPAALFVQEANRFTSDVFLEKNGKKVNAKSIMGLMSLAVSTGTEVTLIAEGEDEKEALEKLSAYVQEEV from the coding sequence ATGGTTCAGGAGAAAGTGGAAGTGCGTTTAAAGACGGGATTGCAGGCGCGTCCCGCTGCATTGTTTGTACAGGAGGCAAATCGCTTTACATCAGATGTGTTTCTTGAGAAAAACGGCAAGAAAGTGAATGCCAAAAGCATTATGGGGTTAATGAGCCTGGCGGTCAGCACGGGGACGGAAGTCACTCTGATCGCTGAAGGCGAGGATGAAAAGGAAGCGCTTGAAAAGCTGTCCGCTTACGTGCAGGAAGAAGTGTAA
- the whiA gene encoding DNA-binding protein WhiA, with protein sequence MSFASETKKELTNLEVKDCCAKAELSALIRMNGSLSFSNRHLVLDVQTENAAIARRIYTLLKKQYDVSVELLVRKKMRLKKNNVYIVRFSENAKLILEELKILGENFVFERNISEELVAKRCCKRSYMRGAFLAGGSVNNPETSSYHLEIFSLYKEHNDSLCALLNEFHLNSKTLERKKGYITYLKEAEKITEFLNVIGAHNSLLRFEDVRIVRDMRNSVNRLVNCETANLNKTIGASLRQVENIKYIDERIGLEALPEKLREIAQLRIDYQEVTLKELGEMVASGKISKSGINHRLRKLDEIAEQLRTGQSITLK encoded by the coding sequence ATGTCATTTGCATCGGAAACAAAAAAAGAACTGACGAATCTGGAAGTAAAGGACTGCTGCGCCAAGGCGGAGCTGTCCGCTCTGATTCGGATGAACGGTTCACTGTCATTTTCAAACCGCCATCTCGTGCTTGACGTTCAAACCGAAAATGCGGCGATTGCCCGCCGCATTTATACATTGCTGAAGAAACAATATGATGTATCGGTCGAACTGTTAGTCAGAAAAAAAATGCGGCTGAAAAAAAACAATGTTTATATTGTACGCTTTTCTGAAAACGCAAAGCTGATTCTGGAGGAATTGAAAATCCTCGGAGAGAACTTTGTATTTGAACGGAATATTTCTGAGGAACTGGTGGCGAAACGGTGCTGCAAACGTTCTTATATGAGAGGGGCGTTTTTGGCGGGGGGATCTGTGAATAATCCCGAAACATCGTCATACCACTTGGAAATCTTTTCGCTTTATAAGGAACATAACGATTCATTATGCGCGCTGCTGAATGAATTTCATCTGAACAGCAAAACGCTTGAACGGAAAAAAGGCTATATTACGTACTTAAAAGAGGCGGAAAAAATCACCGAATTTCTGAATGTCATCGGCGCCCACAATTCACTGCTGCGCTTTGAAGATGTGCGGATTGTCAGAGATATGAGAAACTCAGTGAACCGCCTCGTAAATTGTGAAACAGCCAACTTAAACAAAACCATCGGGGCTTCGCTCAGACAGGTGGAAAATATTAAATACATTGATGAACGGATCGGTCTTGAAGCGCTGCCGGAAAAGCTTCGCGAAATTGCGCAGCTGCGGATTGATTATCAGGAAGTCACGCTGAAAGAACTTGGGGAAATGGTTGCAAGCGGGAAAATCAGCAAATCCGGCATCAATCACAGGCTGAGAAAGCTCGATGAAATCGCAGAACAGCTGCGTACAGGACAAAGCATCACTTTGAAATAA
- a CDS encoding gluconeogenesis factor YvcK family protein codes for MNKKPKIAIFGGGTGLSVLLRGLKHKPVDITAIVTVADDGGSSGRLRDELQIPPPGDIRNVLAALSDVEPLVENLFQHRFNKGSDLTGHSLGNLILAAMTNITGDFFHAVTEMSKVLNVRGRVLPAANTSVVLHAEMEDGQVVSGESTIPSYGQRIKRVFLTPEKIDPLPETIDVIRQADLIIIGPGSLYTSILPNLLVPKIGEEVVKAAAKKVYICNVMTQPGETLQYSAADHVKALNDHMEQPFIDTILINNEDIPDEIKSKYAKELARPVEFNVEKLKAMGLEVIRDQIITYKNGVIRHDTHKVASLLVDLLRD; via the coding sequence ATGAATAAGAAGCCGAAAATCGCAATCTTCGGAGGCGGAACGGGTTTGTCCGTGCTGCTCCGCGGATTAAAGCATAAGCCCGTTGATATTACGGCGATTGTGACCGTTGCCGATGACGGCGGAAGTTCAGGCCGTCTGCGGGATGAACTTCAAATTCCGCCGCCGGGTGACATCCGTAACGTACTGGCTGCTTTGTCAGATGTTGAGCCGCTTGTTGAAAACCTGTTTCAGCATCGTTTCAACAAAGGAAGCGACTTAACCGGACATTCGCTCGGCAATTTGATTTTGGCAGCGATGACGAATATAACCGGTGATTTCTTTCACGCTGTTACCGAAATGAGCAAAGTGCTGAATGTCCGCGGCAGAGTATTGCCGGCTGCCAACACCAGCGTCGTTCTTCATGCCGAAATGGAGGACGGGCAGGTCGTCTCCGGAGAATCGACCATTCCTTCTTACGGCCAGCGCATTAAACGGGTGTTTCTTACGCCTGAAAAAATTGATCCGCTGCCGGAGACGATTGACGTGATCCGCCAGGCCGACTTAATCATTATCGGCCCGGGAAGCCTGTATACAAGCATTCTCCCGAACCTGCTCGTGCCGAAAATCGGAGAGGAAGTCGTCAAGGCTGCGGCCAAAAAAGTATATATCTGTAATGTCATGACGCAGCCCGGCGAAACGCTTCAATACAGCGCAGCCGACCACGTTAAGGCGCTGAACGATCATATGGAGCAGCCGTTTATCGATACGATTTTAATCAATAATGAAGATATCCCTGACGAAATCAAAAGCAAATATGCGAAAGAGCTGGCCCGGCCCGTTGAATTTAACGTTGAAAAGCTGAAAGCCATGGGGCTTGAGGTCATCAGGGACCAGATTATCACGTATAAAAATGGCGTAATCCGTCACGATACACATAAAGTGGCTTCTCTTCTCGTTGATTTATTAAGGGACTAG
- the rapZ gene encoding RNase adapter RapZ, translating into MSVNENHDIQLVIITGMSGAGKTVAIQSFEDLGYFCVDNLPPSLLPKFLELMKESSSKMSKVALVMDLRGREFFDRLIEALDEMAENPWITPRILFLDAKDSILVTRYKETRRSHPLAATGLPLEGIALERQLLEELKGRSQLIYDTSDMKPRDLREKIVAHFATNQGETFTVNVMSFGFKYGLPIDADLVFDVRFLPNPFYIESMRPLTGKDEEVSSYVMKWNETQKFIEKLVDLLGFMLPSYKREGKSQLVIAIGCTGGQHRSVTLAEYLADYFKKDFYTHVTHRDIEKRSRK; encoded by the coding sequence ATGAGTGTGAATGAAAATCATGATATTCAGCTCGTCATCATAACGGGAATGTCTGGAGCGGGGAAAACCGTCGCCATTCAAAGCTTTGAGGATCTCGGCTATTTTTGCGTCGACAATCTGCCGCCTTCCTTGCTGCCGAAATTTTTGGAACTGATGAAAGAATCAAGTTCAAAAATGAGCAAGGTCGCGCTTGTCATGGATCTGCGGGGACGTGAATTTTTTGACAGGCTGATTGAGGCGCTGGATGAAATGGCGGAAAATCCGTGGATTACACCGCGCATTCTCTTTTTAGATGCGAAGGATTCCATCCTTGTGACGAGATACAAAGAAACGAGGCGTTCTCATCCGCTGGCCGCTACCGGGCTTCCTCTCGAAGGAATCGCACTGGAGCGCCAGCTGCTTGAAGAATTGAAAGGGCGCTCTCAGCTGATCTATGACACGTCGGATATGAAACCGCGTGATCTGCGTGAAAAAATCGTGGCGCATTTCGCCACGAACCAAGGTGAGACCTTTACAGTGAACGTGATGTCATTCGGTTTCAAATACGGTCTTCCGATAGATGCCGATCTCGTGTTTGATGTAAGGTTTCTGCCGAATCCGTTCTACATTGAAAGCATGAGGCCGCTTACGGGGAAAGATGAGGAAGTCTCATCTTATGTGATGAAGTGGAATGAAACACAAAAGTTTATCGAAAAGCTTGTTGATCTGCTCGGCTTTATGCTTCCGTCTTATAAGCGGGAAGGAAAAAGCCAGCTTGTCATCGCGATCGGCTGTACGGGCGGCCAGCACCGCTCTGTTACACTCGCTGAGTATCTGGCTGATTACTTTAAAAAGGATTTCTATACTCATGTTACTCACCGGGACATTGAAAAGAGAAGCCGGAAATGA
- a CDS encoding 8-oxo-dGTP diphosphatase gives MQRVTNCVLQTDDQVLLLQKPRRGWWVAPGGKMESGESVRDSVIREYREETGIYILNPQLKGVFTFIIKEQEQIVSEWMMFTFVADSYTGRNVAESEEGILKWHDVKDIHSLPMAPGDGHILDFMIKGQGLLHGTFTYTPDFELLSYRLDPQLIK, from the coding sequence GTGCAAAGAGTGACAAATTGTGTGCTGCAGACAGATGATCAGGTTCTCCTTCTCCAAAAGCCGAGACGGGGCTGGTGGGTCGCGCCCGGCGGGAAGATGGAGAGCGGTGAATCAGTCAGAGATTCCGTCATTAGAGAGTACAGAGAAGAGACGGGAATTTATATATTAAATCCGCAGTTAAAAGGCGTGTTTACCTTTATTATTAAGGAACAGGAACAAATCGTGTCAGAGTGGATGATGTTTACTTTTGTCGCCGATTCCTACACGGGGCGGAATGTCGCTGAATCAGAGGAAGGCATTCTGAAGTGGCATGACGTGAAAGATATCCACAGCCTTCCGATGGCGCCCGGAGACGGACATATCCTTGATTTTATGATCAAGGGCCAAGGGCTTTTGCACGGCACCTTTACGTATACGCCGGACTTCGAGCTGCTCAGCTATCGTTTAGATCCGCAGCTTATCAAATAA
- the trxB gene encoding thioredoxin-disulfide reductase — MSEEKIYDVIIIGAGPAGMTAAVYTSRANLSTLMIERGIPGGQMANTEDVENYPGFESILGPELSNKMFEHAKKFGAEYAYGDIKEIVDGKEYKTVKAGSKEYKARAIVISAGAEYKKIGVPGEKELGGRGVSYCAVCDGAFFKNKELVVVGGGDSAVEEGVYLTRFASKVTIVHRRDKLRAQSILQARAFDNDKIDFEWNKTVKEIHEENGKVGRLTLVDTVTGEEEEFKADGVFIYIGMLPLSKPFENLGITNEEGYIETNDQMETKVPGIFAAGDIREKSLRQIVTATGDGSIAAQSVQHYVEELQETLKTVK, encoded by the coding sequence GTGTCAGAAGAAAAAATTTATGATGTGATCATTATCGGCGCGGGTCCGGCGGGGATGACCGCTGCCGTTTACACATCACGAGCGAACTTATCCACATTAATGATCGAAAGAGGAATTCCGGGCGGCCAGATGGCCAACACAGAGGATGTTGAAAACTATCCGGGTTTTGAAAGCATTCTCGGCCCTGAACTTTCTAATAAAATGTTTGAACATGCGAAAAAATTCGGTGCGGAATATGCGTACGGCGATATTAAAGAAATTGTCGACGGTAAAGAATATAAAACGGTCAAAGCCGGTTCAAAAGAATATAAAGCGCGCGCCATCGTCATTTCTGCCGGAGCGGAATACAAAAAGATCGGCGTTCCCGGTGAAAAAGAACTTGGCGGCCGCGGCGTATCGTACTGTGCGGTATGTGACGGCGCATTCTTCAAAAATAAAGAGCTTGTCGTAGTCGGCGGCGGAGACTCGGCTGTGGAAGAAGGCGTCTATCTGACACGCTTCGCTTCAAAAGTCACCATCGTTCACAGACGTGATAAATTGCGTGCGCAAAGCATTCTTCAGGCGCGTGCCTTTGACAATGACAAAATTGATTTCGAATGGAATAAAACCGTAAAAGAAATCCATGAAGAAAACGGAAAAGTCGGCAGACTGACACTTGTGGATACTGTGACGGGAGAAGAGGAAGAATTCAAAGCTGACGGCGTCTTTATTTATATCGGCATGCTTCCGCTTTCTAAACCGTTCGAAAACTTGGGCATCACAAATGAAGAAGGCTACATTGAAACAAATGATCAAATGGAAACGAAAGTTCCCGGCATTTTCGCTGCGGGAGACATTCGTGAAAAATCACTCCGCCAGATCGTTACGGCGACAGGTGACGGAAGTATTGCGGCCCAAAGCGTTCAGCATTATGTGGAAGAGCTTCAGGAGACGCTCAAAACCGTTAAATAA